The following are encoded together in the Hydractinia symbiolongicarpus strain clone_291-10 chromosome 14, HSymV2.1, whole genome shotgun sequence genome:
- the LOC130625442 gene encoding uncharacterized protein LOC130625442 isoform X1: MFSTMETEKRYMEEKFQEWLEVERTKRNSVIMPEQTYKTMVDFLCGRIDNVPRAMKRKLRRKKFQVMSYPTLGISDVLCSPFPDGDSPLGKYRRVATDRQMFHIINRVHRQEVGHQGVHKTFEKIARTYDNVTRDAVGAYIKLCTTCCLKSSQIKKAPLKPIITTGFLQRVQIDLIAMLSKPDADYNYIGHVVDHFSKFRILFPMKGKSANEFASNFFRSFLATFGLPKILHSDNGAEFINHVMDAVAVIWPGEVSFVHGKPRHSQSQGLVEQGNNTIQVMISAREKESQTSTWSEWLPEIQFIMNASMVRSVKKTPYEIVFGQKPNGLGQISSSVRSVEEDIVQDIIEEMEENGAQDFENAETVDFLKHPSTRKLSDCSEDEFETTCPKRQKLRQNVVEEGVRNAEMMRRKYSNGKRIKVADFLEGDNVSLTIPKGLRTSSDLKRLPCVIVHKSGGNQPTYKLLCSEGTIQRRYTASALQLYPQPVRCKYPSVDEISLSEAVRKINKFPTVFCRCRKGQCKNKQCKCFLASLDCTSRCHQGDYSTCVNRGMHNDNISEENQILHSDGSKLRQLLPNFGGSIKYENETITFHNTCALDTWMAVLKAVIVTRPSITDEVTDKNIQQLFTFVKNGAYEAAKLHTAIYRRITPTNQCLSFFGAEYECIIKNFVAPFMEHIVESACNSPHCSMKQSRACFNTFPSATVKSSFVHDVQKWFLEATTSVCGKKVNQNISDEFSFVDENITTGIKNRYCNGNRKYKARFFKKLPQLLVVDVAGDIDPIDMATIPEQLHIRFSTNQGNRYELVAITLWKGSHYTAKIRFNGVWLFYDGMLDVLGKTSLKECFPGYTPTYCLFLATQQLADMKAPTAPTDELESSQNDNIQLPETATVMADESEDGAEPVAFKDMNDEEKSIFILSCFTQIEIAKESVYGNSSVQLDNLRSPSEVPETVVDELVDITLVRDFCSKKAYSKMAATIQEKKHAPLWKCSHCRRKIGKGRSIACDRCLVWCHFKCSKLAVKPLGDWFCDLCLHIAKKDFQQRQQQREAEKEVEDEEERERQWRRELLPLLYKNGTLDYLVQQSKLPEVNPLLLIKRSGSKYQAFYNEILAKKHPQFYQKLMRHSNIAEPTGVITNYIRMKYPCEFDVGRLSLNRIQFLLVEIIDRVNKKSDVKTINDNI; encoded by the exons ATGTTCAGCACAATGGAGACTGAAAAGAGATACATGGAAGAAAAATTTCAGGAATGGTTGGAAGTTGAAAGGACTAAACGGAATTCCGTAATAATGCCCGAACAGACTTATAAAACAATGGTAGATTTTCTATGTGGAAGAATAGACAACGTTCCACGTGCTATGAAAAGAAAAttgcgaagaaaaaaattccaagTGATGAGTTATCCTACACTTGGTATATCGGATGTTTTGTGCTCTCCATTTCCCGAT GGCGATTCTCCTCTGGGAAAATATCGTCGCGTAGCAACAGACCGACAGATGTTTCACATTATCAATAGAGTACACCGCCAAGAAGTTGGTCACCAAGGGGTTCATAAAACGTTTGAAAAG ATAGCACGCACCTATGATAACGTTACTAGAGACGCTGTTGGTGCTTATATAAAGCTTTGCACAACTTGCTGTCTGAAATCCAGTCAAATAAAGAAAGCTCCATTGAAGCCGATTATCACTACAGGATTCTTACAGCGTGTACAg ATCGATCTGATTGCTATGTTATCCAAACCAGATGCCGATTACAACTACATTGGCCATGTCGTGGACCATTTTAGCAAATTCAGGATATTATTTCCAATGAAAGGGAAATCAGCAAATGAATTTGCTTCAAACTTTTTTAGAAGTTTTTTAGCGACTTTTGGGTTACCAAAAATTTTGCACTCTGATAACGGTGCCGAATTTATCAATCACGTAATGGATGCTGTAGCCGTGATATGGCCGGGTGAGGTGTCATTTGTTCATGGGAAACCGCGCCACTCGCAATCTCAAGGTCTGGTTGAACAAGGAAATAACACCATCCAAGTGATGATTAGTGCAAGAGAAAAAGAGTCCCAAACTTCAACGTGGTCAGAGTGGCTTCCAGAGATTCAAT TTATCATGAATGCTTCAATGGTGAGGAGTGTAAAAAAAACACCTTACGAAATTGTTTTTGGCCAGAAGCCAAATGGTTTGGGTCAAATTTCTTCAAGTGTACGGTCAGTGGAAGAGGATATTGTTCAAGATATCATAGAAGAAATGGAAGAAAATGGTGCACaagattttgaaaatgctgaaaCTGTGGATTTTTTAAAGCACCCAAGTACAAGAAAATTATCGGATTGTTCGGAAGATGAGTTTGAAACAACATGTCCGAAAAGACAAAAACTCAGACAAAATGTTGTGGAGGAGGGTGTAAGAAACGCAGAAATGATGCGTAGAAAGTACAGCAATGGAAAAAGAATTAAAGTTGCTGATTTCCTGGAAGGGGATAATGTTTCTTTGACAATTCCAAAAGGTCTTAGAACATCTTCGGATTTAAAAAGATTGCCATGTGTGATTGTACACAAATCAGGTGGTAACCAACCAACATATAAACTCCTCTGTAGTGAAGGCACAATTCAACGGCGTTACACGGCATCCGCGTTGCAGCTGTACCCTCAACCAGTAAGATGTAAGTATCCTTCGGTTGATGAAATATCTTTGTCAGAAGCTGTTCGGAAAATCAACAAATTTCCAACAGTATTTTGCAGATGTCGAAAAGGACAATGTAAGAACAAGCAGTGCAAATGTTTTTTGGCATCACTGGATTGCACTTCACGTTGTCATCAAGGTGACTATTCAACATGTGTGAATCGCGGCATGCACAACGACAACATATCTGAGGAAAACCAGATACTACACTCAGACGGAAGCAAGTTACGTCAACTTCTACCTAACTTTGGTGGTTCAATTAAATACGAGAACGAAACGATCACATTCCATAACACTTGCGCTTTAGATACGTGGATGGCAGTGTTAAAAGCAGTTATAGTAACGAGACCAAGTATAACAGATGAAGTTAccgacaaaaacatacaacagctTTTTACGTTTGTGAAAAACGGTGCTTATGAAGCTGCTAAACTTCATACTGCTATTTATCGAAGAATAACACCAACCAACCAATGCTTGTCATTTTTTGGCGCAGAATACgaatgtataataaaaaacttCGTTGCGCCATTCATGGAACATATTGTGGAGTCAGCTTGCAACAGTCCGCATTGTAGCATGAAACAATCGAGAGCCTGCTTCAACACATTTCCTTCGGCAACGGTGAAAAGTTCATTTGTCCATGATGTCCAAAAGTGGTTTCTTGAAGCAACAACGTCAGTTTGTGGAAAGAAAGTAAATCAGAACATATCTGACGAGTTTTCTTTCGTCGACGAAAACATAACAACAGG GATAAAGAACAGATATTGTAATGGAAACAGAAAATACAAGGcccgattttttaaaaagcttccTCAACTATTAGTTGTTGATGTTGCAGGCGATATTGACCCAATAGACATGGCTACCATTCCCGAACAATTACACATTCGGTTTTCCACAAATCAAGGAAATAG atatgaGTTGGTTGCAATCACACTATGGAAGGGATCGCATTACACCGCAAAAATCAGGTTCAATGGCGTATGGTTATTCTATGATGGTATGTTGGATGTTTTAGGAAAAACTTCACTCAAAGAATGTTTTCCGGGTTATACCCCAACATATTGCTTGTTCCTTGCGACACAACAACTCGCAGATATGAAAG caccAACAGCACCAACGGACGAGCTTGAAAGTAGCCAAAACGATAACATACAGTTACCCGAAACTG ctACTGTAATGGCCGACGAATCAGAGGACGGTGCTGAACCAGTTGCGTTTAAAGATATGAATGATGAAGAAAAATCTATCTTCATATTATCATGTTTTACGCAAATTGAAATTGCTAAAGAATCTGTGTATGGAAACAGCTCGGTCCAATTGGATAATCTGAGATCTCCGTCTGAGGTGCCAGAAACTGTGGTGGATGAGTTGGTTGATATAACGCTAGTTAGGGATTTCTGCTCCAAAAAAGCATACAGCAAAATGGCAGCAACGATACAGGAGAAAAAACATGCGCCTTTGTGGAAATGCAGTCATTGCAGACGAAAAATTGGAAAAGGAAGATCAATTGCATGCGATCGCTGTCTTGTCTGGTGTCATTTTAAATGCTCCAAATTGGCTGTAAAACCCTTAGGGGACTGGTTTTGCGATCTATGTTTACATATTGCAAAAAAAG ATTTCCAGCAGCGTCAACAACAAAGAGAAGcag AGAAAGAAGTAGAAGACGAAGAAGAAAGGGAGAGGCAATGGAGGAGAGAGTTATTGCCATTATTATACAAAAACGGTACCCTGGACTACCTGGTACAACAATCGAAGCTGCCTGAAGTAAATCCACTACTTTTGATTAAACGTTCTGGTAGCAAGTATCAAGCATTTTATAACGAAATACTGGCGAAAAAACATCctcaattttatcaaaaactgaTGCGTCATTCGAACATTGCAGAGCCAACTGGAGTCATCACCAATTACATTCGGATGAAGTACCCGTGCGAATTCGATGTAGGGAGATTATCCTTAAACCGCATTCAGTTTTTGTTGGTGGAAATTATTGAtagagtaaataaaaaaagcgaTGTAAAGACCATAAATGATAATATATAG
- the LOC130625442 gene encoding uncharacterized protein LOC130625442 isoform X2 yields the protein METEKRYMEEKFQEWLEVERTKRNSVIMPEQTYKTMVDFLCGRIDNVPRAMKRKLRRKKFQVMSYPTLGISDVLCSPFPDGDSPLGKYRRVATDRQMFHIINRVHRQEVGHQGVHKTFEKIARTYDNVTRDAVGAYIKLCTTCCLKSSQIKKAPLKPIITTGFLQRVQIDLIAMLSKPDADYNYIGHVVDHFSKFRILFPMKGKSANEFASNFFRSFLATFGLPKILHSDNGAEFINHVMDAVAVIWPGEVSFVHGKPRHSQSQGLVEQGNNTIQVMISAREKESQTSTWSEWLPEIQFIMNASMVRSVKKTPYEIVFGQKPNGLGQISSSVRSVEEDIVQDIIEEMEENGAQDFENAETVDFLKHPSTRKLSDCSEDEFETTCPKRQKLRQNVVEEGVRNAEMMRRKYSNGKRIKVADFLEGDNVSLTIPKGLRTSSDLKRLPCVIVHKSGGNQPTYKLLCSEGTIQRRYTASALQLYPQPVRCKYPSVDEISLSEAVRKINKFPTVFCRCRKGQCKNKQCKCFLASLDCTSRCHQGDYSTCVNRGMHNDNISEENQILHSDGSKLRQLLPNFGGSIKYENETITFHNTCALDTWMAVLKAVIVTRPSITDEVTDKNIQQLFTFVKNGAYEAAKLHTAIYRRITPTNQCLSFFGAEYECIIKNFVAPFMEHIVESACNSPHCSMKQSRACFNTFPSATVKSSFVHDVQKWFLEATTSVCGKKVNQNISDEFSFVDENITTGIKNRYCNGNRKYKARFFKKLPQLLVVDVAGDIDPIDMATIPEQLHIRFSTNQGNRYELVAITLWKGSHYTAKIRFNGVWLFYDGMLDVLGKTSLKECFPGYTPTYCLFLATQQLADMKAPTAPTDELESSQNDNIQLPETATVMADESEDGAEPVAFKDMNDEEKSIFILSCFTQIEIAKESVYGNSSVQLDNLRSPSEVPETVVDELVDITLVRDFCSKKAYSKMAATIQEKKHAPLWKCSHCRRKIGKGRSIACDRCLVWCHFKCSKLAVKPLGDWFCDLCLHIAKKDFQQRQQQREAEKEVEDEEERERQWRRELLPLLYKNGTLDYLVQQSKLPEVNPLLLIKRSGSKYQAFYNEILAKKHPQFYQKLMRHSNIAEPTGVITNYIRMKYPCEFDVGRLSLNRIQFLLVEIIDRVNKKSDVKTINDNI from the exons ATGGAGACTGAAAAGAGATACATGGAAGAAAAATTTCAGGAATGGTTGGAAGTTGAAAGGACTAAACGGAATTCCGTAATAATGCCCGAACAGACTTATAAAACAATGGTAGATTTTCTATGTGGAAGAATAGACAACGTTCCACGTGCTATGAAAAGAAAAttgcgaagaaaaaaattccaagTGATGAGTTATCCTACACTTGGTATATCGGATGTTTTGTGCTCTCCATTTCCCGAT GGCGATTCTCCTCTGGGAAAATATCGTCGCGTAGCAACAGACCGACAGATGTTTCACATTATCAATAGAGTACACCGCCAAGAAGTTGGTCACCAAGGGGTTCATAAAACGTTTGAAAAG ATAGCACGCACCTATGATAACGTTACTAGAGACGCTGTTGGTGCTTATATAAAGCTTTGCACAACTTGCTGTCTGAAATCCAGTCAAATAAAGAAAGCTCCATTGAAGCCGATTATCACTACAGGATTCTTACAGCGTGTACAg ATCGATCTGATTGCTATGTTATCCAAACCAGATGCCGATTACAACTACATTGGCCATGTCGTGGACCATTTTAGCAAATTCAGGATATTATTTCCAATGAAAGGGAAATCAGCAAATGAATTTGCTTCAAACTTTTTTAGAAGTTTTTTAGCGACTTTTGGGTTACCAAAAATTTTGCACTCTGATAACGGTGCCGAATTTATCAATCACGTAATGGATGCTGTAGCCGTGATATGGCCGGGTGAGGTGTCATTTGTTCATGGGAAACCGCGCCACTCGCAATCTCAAGGTCTGGTTGAACAAGGAAATAACACCATCCAAGTGATGATTAGTGCAAGAGAAAAAGAGTCCCAAACTTCAACGTGGTCAGAGTGGCTTCCAGAGATTCAAT TTATCATGAATGCTTCAATGGTGAGGAGTGTAAAAAAAACACCTTACGAAATTGTTTTTGGCCAGAAGCCAAATGGTTTGGGTCAAATTTCTTCAAGTGTACGGTCAGTGGAAGAGGATATTGTTCAAGATATCATAGAAGAAATGGAAGAAAATGGTGCACaagattttgaaaatgctgaaaCTGTGGATTTTTTAAAGCACCCAAGTACAAGAAAATTATCGGATTGTTCGGAAGATGAGTTTGAAACAACATGTCCGAAAAGACAAAAACTCAGACAAAATGTTGTGGAGGAGGGTGTAAGAAACGCAGAAATGATGCGTAGAAAGTACAGCAATGGAAAAAGAATTAAAGTTGCTGATTTCCTGGAAGGGGATAATGTTTCTTTGACAATTCCAAAAGGTCTTAGAACATCTTCGGATTTAAAAAGATTGCCATGTGTGATTGTACACAAATCAGGTGGTAACCAACCAACATATAAACTCCTCTGTAGTGAAGGCACAATTCAACGGCGTTACACGGCATCCGCGTTGCAGCTGTACCCTCAACCAGTAAGATGTAAGTATCCTTCGGTTGATGAAATATCTTTGTCAGAAGCTGTTCGGAAAATCAACAAATTTCCAACAGTATTTTGCAGATGTCGAAAAGGACAATGTAAGAACAAGCAGTGCAAATGTTTTTTGGCATCACTGGATTGCACTTCACGTTGTCATCAAGGTGACTATTCAACATGTGTGAATCGCGGCATGCACAACGACAACATATCTGAGGAAAACCAGATACTACACTCAGACGGAAGCAAGTTACGTCAACTTCTACCTAACTTTGGTGGTTCAATTAAATACGAGAACGAAACGATCACATTCCATAACACTTGCGCTTTAGATACGTGGATGGCAGTGTTAAAAGCAGTTATAGTAACGAGACCAAGTATAACAGATGAAGTTAccgacaaaaacatacaacagctTTTTACGTTTGTGAAAAACGGTGCTTATGAAGCTGCTAAACTTCATACTGCTATTTATCGAAGAATAACACCAACCAACCAATGCTTGTCATTTTTTGGCGCAGAATACgaatgtataataaaaaacttCGTTGCGCCATTCATGGAACATATTGTGGAGTCAGCTTGCAACAGTCCGCATTGTAGCATGAAACAATCGAGAGCCTGCTTCAACACATTTCCTTCGGCAACGGTGAAAAGTTCATTTGTCCATGATGTCCAAAAGTGGTTTCTTGAAGCAACAACGTCAGTTTGTGGAAAGAAAGTAAATCAGAACATATCTGACGAGTTTTCTTTCGTCGACGAAAACATAACAACAGG GATAAAGAACAGATATTGTAATGGAAACAGAAAATACAAGGcccgattttttaaaaagcttccTCAACTATTAGTTGTTGATGTTGCAGGCGATATTGACCCAATAGACATGGCTACCATTCCCGAACAATTACACATTCGGTTTTCCACAAATCAAGGAAATAG atatgaGTTGGTTGCAATCACACTATGGAAGGGATCGCATTACACCGCAAAAATCAGGTTCAATGGCGTATGGTTATTCTATGATGGTATGTTGGATGTTTTAGGAAAAACTTCACTCAAAGAATGTTTTCCGGGTTATACCCCAACATATTGCTTGTTCCTTGCGACACAACAACTCGCAGATATGAAAG caccAACAGCACCAACGGACGAGCTTGAAAGTAGCCAAAACGATAACATACAGTTACCCGAAACTG ctACTGTAATGGCCGACGAATCAGAGGACGGTGCTGAACCAGTTGCGTTTAAAGATATGAATGATGAAGAAAAATCTATCTTCATATTATCATGTTTTACGCAAATTGAAATTGCTAAAGAATCTGTGTATGGAAACAGCTCGGTCCAATTGGATAATCTGAGATCTCCGTCTGAGGTGCCAGAAACTGTGGTGGATGAGTTGGTTGATATAACGCTAGTTAGGGATTTCTGCTCCAAAAAAGCATACAGCAAAATGGCAGCAACGATACAGGAGAAAAAACATGCGCCTTTGTGGAAATGCAGTCATTGCAGACGAAAAATTGGAAAAGGAAGATCAATTGCATGCGATCGCTGTCTTGTCTGGTGTCATTTTAAATGCTCCAAATTGGCTGTAAAACCCTTAGGGGACTGGTTTTGCGATCTATGTTTACATATTGCAAAAAAAG ATTTCCAGCAGCGTCAACAACAAAGAGAAGcag AGAAAGAAGTAGAAGACGAAGAAGAAAGGGAGAGGCAATGGAGGAGAGAGTTATTGCCATTATTATACAAAAACGGTACCCTGGACTACCTGGTACAACAATCGAAGCTGCCTGAAGTAAATCCACTACTTTTGATTAAACGTTCTGGTAGCAAGTATCAAGCATTTTATAACGAAATACTGGCGAAAAAACATCctcaattttatcaaaaactgaTGCGTCATTCGAACATTGCAGAGCCAACTGGAGTCATCACCAATTACATTCGGATGAAGTACCCGTGCGAATTCGATGTAGGGAGATTATCCTTAAACCGCATTCAGTTTTTGTTGGTGGAAATTATTGAtagagtaaataaaaaaagcgaTGTAAAGACCATAAATGATAATATATAG